Below is a window of Spirochaetae bacterium HGW-Spirochaetae-1 DNA.
CCATGTAGCATCGGCGGAAGGTCTGGTCGCAGCAGAAAACGCCATGTCGGGCCATAGAACCATGGATTACCGTATTGTTCCGGGAGCGATTTTTACCTCGCCCGAGGTTGCAAATGTCGGTTTAACCGAGTCCCAGGCTGTGGAAGAGGGTTTCGCGGTGCGATCGGACAGCGTACTCTTCAGGGTTATCGGTAAAGCGCAGGTCCTGGGTGATATTGCGGGACAGGCCAAGATAGTTTCTGAAAAGAACAGCGGACGAATTCTGGGAGTGCATATCATCGGTCCCCATGCCACGGACCTTATTGCCGAGGGAACCCTGGCCATAAAAATGGGGGCGACGGTGGAGGATCTGGTCAATACCATTCACGCCCATCCGACCCTGGCGGAAATAATGCTGGAAACATCCATGAAAGCCATGGACAAATCTCTTCACGGGTAGTAATGCATTGAATTTCAGTCTTCCTGCAGCAGTACCGGCCCGGTTATATCCAGCTCATGGAGCATTCTGAAAAGAAGCCTCAGTGGAAAGCCGATCACGTTGGTGACGGACCCCCTGAAGCTCTCAACGATCATGCGGCCGTTCTCCTGAAAGGCGTAGGCGCCGGCCTTGTCCATGTATTCAATGGAATCAAGATACTCTTTCAGTCCGTCACGGGAAAGATTTTTGAATGTCACCTCGGTTGCTTCAAGGGCCGTCAGCATGGTGACGGGGTCTTGAACGGCGCCATTTCTGACGCAGAGCGTCATGCCCGTGACCACGCGGTGGGTCCTGCCGTTGAGAAGTGATATCTTTCTCATGGCGTCGGTAAAGTCCGATGGTTTGCCCAGGATAAGGTCGTCGATGGTTACGATCGTGTCCGAAGTAATGATGAGCTCCCGGTCCTTTCCCGGTTCCAGCGAACCCAGGATGTAATCCATTTTTTCCCGCGATACCCGCTCGGTAAAATCCATGGGTCCTTCTCCCGGTGTATGGGTCTCGTCTACGAGGGGAACCAGAACATCGAAGCGGGGAATGATAAGCGAAAGCAGCTGCCGTCTTCGCGGTGATGCTGAAGCGAGAATTATCTTCATTTCTATTTTATAACGACCTTTTCATTCAGCTTGTACACGTCCGTGACGTTCCTGATTTTATTGAGCCGCTGCATGATTTCTTTCAGGTGTTCATTTCCCTTTACTTCCAGGATGAATTTGAATACGGCATGACCCTTTTCTTTAACCGTGGCTTCGGCCCTGATGATGTTTGTTTTA
It encodes the following:
- the maf gene encoding septum formation protein Maf, whose amino-acid sequence is MKIILASASPRRRQLLSLIIPRFDVLVPLVDETHTPGEGPMDFTERVSREKMDYILGSLEPGKDRELIITSDTIVTIDDLILGKPSDFTDAMRKISLLNGRTHRVVTGMTLCVRNGAVQDPVTMLTALEATEVTFKNLSRDGLKEYLDSIEYMDKAGAYAFQENGRMIVESFRGSVTNVIGFPLRLLFRMLHELDITGPVLLQED